Within Bactrocera oleae isolate idBacOlea1 chromosome 6, idBacOlea1, whole genome shotgun sequence, the genomic segment ACAggctttaaaatataaaaattctctTCCTAGTGCTGCACTTAATGGTAACATGTATTGGCCATCAATGTGGATGCTTCTAATGTGACTGCAATATAAGTTTGCGTAGCTGCCCTTATGGATCTAAGAGAATTTATTGTCTTTGGAAATATCAGCGACAGTATCTGCTATGAGAAAATGAATATTAAACTCAGTATCCACAGAGCCGTTTTTCGGCATTAACTGTTAAGAGAAGATGAACATAAAATTACACACAAGAGCCCTTCCTACGTTACTGAATGGTGCGGTAAGCCCacataaataaagtataaaaatttgcgATCTTATAGGACATGACAAAAGCAAACCATAAGCCCTAATCTAGCAACCGCAATATTTAAATACCAATTTTTTACGTACtcagaataaattttatttgtataatatacatGCTTGTAAGTGTAgagtacaattttatataaacatattatttaGTAAATAGTTGCAACATTAAAGTGCTTGATATTAAGGCCTCAATGGTATTTAGATTTCGTTGTGCGTTTTACCAACGCCAATTTATAAATTGCATATTGAATAAAAACCGCCACAAATATTACATTCGCGCGGTATTAAATAACTTTTCGGATTAAGTGAATAATAGTACTCACTTAAAGCGCTCAATATTTGTTCTCTTAtggtatataagtatttaaatgtTTGTGCTTTACATTCGTCTATAACGTACAAATAAATGCGATAAAGTATATTCTCGGCGGGTATAAAAACTTGTATTGTATTCCTTATCCTTTCTAATTTTGTTTCAACAAATTCTTGTGCCACTTTCATTAGGAAATCAAATGTTTCCCCTGAAAAATGATTAGCCATGGTAGTTATTATGTCATCAAAGCTGCCAGGATTAGATATAATCTCATAAATTCGCGAACCATATttgcttaataaaattaagacaTTATTCGGAAGCAAAATCTTACTCATGCCGATTTCGAGCGCGCTTGGTTGTGTCGATTGgctattattgtttacatttgagAACAGCAATTTGGCATTGTTAACCTCATTTACTTCAGCATGTGCTGTAGGTATTGGTTTGTTAACCGTATTTAGCACATTAGGACCACGATTATGTTGAAGATTATTGCGTAAGTCGTTGGTATTAACTGCCACATCATTATTGAGCACGACTCCTTCCCCACCTGCACCGAATGCAGGTCGCACCTTAGCTTCATTTAATTTCTTGTTAATTTTGTAGAGATCATTTAGATATTGTTTGCTGGGCATATCATTAGCGCCACGTATAATATCTATTTTTCCTTGTTGTGCGCCTTTGATACGAACTGTTTCCTTTgacattttatcaaatatttttctttggcgATTACTTAAGGACTTTCGGTAGTCCTGTATTGTGGTGTTATGTGTGTCATTTACTAGTGTTGATGCCATACGAAAATTCGATACAGAATGTGTGAAGAGTACCAAAGAGGAGGCCAATTGCAATAGTTCCAAATTTGTCACTTCCTCATCATCGCaaactttctaaaaaaaaaaataaagaaaatgtatgaaaaaatatgatatgaGATTTTAACTAATAAtggtatgtaatatatatttttaacttacaATTATTAGATCTAGAATTCCATTTGCTACTCCGGTTCCGGATAATACAATGGATGAAATGTTCATACCGTTGACAATTATTTCGGTAACCTAGAAATAAAGCATATTAGTGCCgcattttatgaaaaaacaagaaaaccgtTTACTTCGGCTTAACTACAgcttagtttgtatggcggctatatgctagagtggaCTGAtatcgtgtgcaaaatttcagatcgataactcaaaaactaaactaaatacTTCTTTTTCGCGTTTagggttgttattgttgtagctgaTTTTTTTTTCGCGGTCAAATggacataaaaaattacaatttttacttacCAACGATATCTCCTTTCCGGCAGCAGCGGCTTTTGTCATAACATTCGTAGCACGCGATGCACCTACACCAACAACACCAGCTCCAACACCTATCCAAGCATTTCTCGCTTGCGCGTTATCGAACGCGATGGACTGTTGATGATTTTTACGATCTAGTAAATTGAATGCTGAGCGTATGGCTGAGTATACCGCTGTGGTAACACAAACAGTACCAGCACCAACTATTACAGCCGGTGCCATTGTGATCATCATTGCTGCTAATGGGATTGTAGCCGCACCAAATCCGGCTACAGCTGTCGCTGTGTCTGCGAAATGCAGTGCTTTTTTAGCGTCGCTACCATTCGGTGTAATATGCACCTCCAATTGTACATGTCCGTCATTATCAGTTGTATAAATACCGTTACGCGGTGCAACCATCCAGCCACTCGGTAGTTCATTATTAGCCAAATATGCTTTCCAATTTTTATAAACACGCCCCAGTTCATCAATGAATATCATGCAACAATGCGAACTATCGCCAGCAGctgcgaaataaaaatatatatatttgtatatatgtatgtatattcatgtgTCAAgtaaactatgtatgtatgtacataaacgGAGATAATTCACAAGGACACGTACTTGTACATTTTCGTGTTCTAAAAACGGGATGACAAGAGAATTTTTTAGCGTCCATAGCGAGTCTTTTAATATCACAATCGGtcacaaacacataaataatTGCACTCAAAGAATTTCGGTTAGTGTATTTTCCTGTTGAACaagttatatgtatttattagttAGATAAACGTAGCGAACTTTATTGATAGTTTGCATACTCACTTTGTGCCCAAACGTTGTCAAATATAGTTTTTCGCATTTCCACTATTTTTCTATTTCCTTTATTTTGATCAGGAATTAGATTCTTTAATTTGTCCTTCAACATTTTACTTTGTTCTACAGTGTACCTGTATGAtgacaataaatattgaagaaaaattattaattgtaag encodes:
- the pst gene encoding uncharacterized protein pst isoform X2, which produces MSSKNVIDMQQEFANKNVRRSHLPVSTILILVVDKDVIDILNCEEFKCHNVITEPRKIADVDSRTFTDENGNIYFDWESYKNKNTLECGIMVAPLNGYYEFDEAGNVKLEFSETPTASKPSDVVRPTIREVQDFAMNASGSSQTIYVLVTNSNNLEVAENSRDFSYHPVMRSERNGTFVDEDGNIYKNWEAYKSENKLNAGILVAPTNGHYSIAENGQVNLEAWKTAAINKPNINISRQSSYNDSNSRQSVTIHEYHCNMARKSSEIVNNSSWIYVLVTKITNKHDAINSKEFTTHKVLRRQNATTEDYVFIDEKNNKYLCWELYMTENNLPEGIMVAPLNGIYSLNEEGNVDLEICFTPACMPRSTEKSNDIHLSNIQQYAALISNEEDYQEKYCHANDLHTEWCSTDCNPRVKSEGEGKIPVKSIQDGIVVESLNSNYTLDEKDNVNSYIHQIQQLTSKTEKKEKKPRTIREVQQDFANNSGFKKEIIWDLYTVEQSKMLKDKLKNLIPDQNKGNRKIVEMRKTIFDNVWAQRKYTNRNSLSAIIYVFVTDCDIKRLAMDAKKFSCHPVFRTRKCTTAGDSSHCCMIFIDELGRVYKNWKAYLANNELPSGWMVAPRNGIYTTDNDGHVQLEVHITPNGSDAKKALHFADTATAVAGFGAATIPLAAMMITMAPAVIVGAGTVCVTTAVYSAIRSAFNLLDRKNHQQSIAFDNAQARNAWIGVGAGVVGVGASRATNVMTKAAAAGKEISLVTEIIVNGMNISSIVLSGTGVANGILDLIIKVCDDEEVTNLELLQLASSLVLFTHSVSNFRMASTLVNDTHNTTIQDYRKSLSNRQRKIFDKMSKETVRIKGAQQGKIDIIRGANDMPSKQYLNDLYKINKKLNEAKVRPAFGAGGEGVVLNNDVAVNTNDLRNNLQHNRGPNVLNTVNKPIPTAHAEVNEVNNAKLLFSNVNNNSQSTQPSALEIGMSKILLPNNVLILLSKYGSRIYEIISNPGSFDDIITTMANHFSGETFDFLMKVAQEFVETKLERIRNTIQVFIPAENILYRIYLYVIDECKAQTFKYLYTIREQILSALSEYYYSLNPKSYLIPRECNICGGFYSICNL
- the pst gene encoding uncharacterized protein pst isoform X1, which produces MSSKNVIDMQQEFANKNVRRSHLPVSTILILVVDKDVIDILNCEEFKCHNVITEPRKIADVDSRTFTDENGNIYFDWESYKNKNTLECGIMVAPLNGYYEFDEAGNVKLEFSETPTASKPSDVVRPTIREVQDFAMNASGSSQTIYVLVTNSNNLEVAENSRDFSYHPVMRSERNGTFVDEDGNIYKNWEAYKSENKLNAGILVAPTNGHYSIAENGQVNLEAWKTAAINKPNINISRQSSYNDSNSRQSVTIHEYHCNMARKSSEIVNNSSWIYVLVTKITNKHDAINSKEFTTHKVLRRQNATSTTEDYVFIDEKNNKYLCWELYMTENNLPEGIMVAPLNGIYSLNEEGNVDLEICFTPACMPRSTEKSNDIHLSNIQQYAALISNEEDYQEKYCHANDLHTEWCSTDCNPRVKSEGEGKIPVKSIQDGIVVESLNSNYTLDEKDNVNSYIHQIQQLTSKTEKKEKKPRTIREVQQDFANNSGFKKEIIWDLYTVEQSKMLKDKLKNLIPDQNKGNRKIVEMRKTIFDNVWAQRKYTNRNSLSAIIYVFVTDCDIKRLAMDAKKFSCHPVFRTRKCTTAGDSSHCCMIFIDELGRVYKNWKAYLANNELPSGWMVAPRNGIYTTDNDGHVQLEVHITPNGSDAKKALHFADTATAVAGFGAATIPLAAMMITMAPAVIVGAGTVCVTTAVYSAIRSAFNLLDRKNHQQSIAFDNAQARNAWIGVGAGVVGVGASRATNVMTKAAAAGKEISLVTEIIVNGMNISSIVLSGTGVANGILDLIIKVCDDEEVTNLELLQLASSLVLFTHSVSNFRMASTLVNDTHNTTIQDYRKSLSNRQRKIFDKMSKETVRIKGAQQGKIDIIRGANDMPSKQYLNDLYKINKKLNEAKVRPAFGAGGEGVVLNNDVAVNTNDLRNNLQHNRGPNVLNTVNKPIPTAHAEVNEVNNAKLLFSNVNNNSQSTQPSALEIGMSKILLPNNVLILLSKYGSRIYEIISNPGSFDDIITTMANHFSGETFDFLMKVAQEFVETKLERIRNTIQVFIPAENILYRIYLYVIDECKAQTFKYLYTIREQILSALSEYYYSLNPKSYLIPRECNICGGFYSICNL